The following nucleotide sequence is from Toxoplasma gondii ME49 chromosome IV, whole genome shotgun sequence.
AGACTGCGAGTTTTGGAGCTCCTCAAAGTgtcgagagaagccgcggaGTCGCCCTTAGTCGTGCTGCTATGTAGGTTCAGGCTTCGTTgattctctccctcgctggAGGGTGACAGCTGACACGAAGAAAGTCTGTAAAGGACTCACTAGGTGAGGCGACCTAGAGAGATAGGAAAGGGCACAGAAGGGCTTGGGGTGGAAGGACTATATTGTTTAAAAATTCTCACTAACAGCGGAAAAAAAGCACTGCTCAGCTGGTTGTAGGATCACGTCATCGTCCCGCGCTTCGCTGTCAGACGTTATGCGACAGACTTCAGGTCACACAAATGAAAAGCATGACTTAGAGTATAGACCTGTTTCGTTTGTTATCCGTACCCTTCTTCCATAGTTCTGTTGCGGGGAGTGTAGAATGCGTTCCAGAAGGAAGGCTGCGGTCCTGCAGAATACGCATTCAGTTTGATGTACGTGCGGTATCGGTCGCAAACACCTTAGGGAAAACACGAGTACAAACGCGTTCTTATTTCTGCAGAGTTGCAAGAACTATTTCAATGACTGCTCTCGTAGGATCGTGGGCCTTGACTCCAGTTGCAACCGCGAGCACCGCAACCCAACTGCACTAAGAGTCCCAGCTTTTTCATTCCGAATAGTGGCTTCTCCACTTAAAAATACATCTCATCTCCTCTGAactatctctctcttctcggaaGGGATTGCACCCTTTTACATGTTTTTTCCCTCTGACTAAATTCTAGGAATCCAGCTCTAACTTTCCAGCGAAGAACGCACAAGCCGAGCTGATGGTTGTTCCGCGTGGACTTCAACCACTGCCAACACCCGTGCTTGGATGGAGAGGTTTTTTCACCTAAACTCCAGACATTTTTTTTTGCACTTTGCATCCCACCTTTTCCTTTCCAGGATGTAAAAAAAGAGTTTCAGAGATCTCCACATGTGTCTACAGGGTTCGACGAGTTCCAAGTTTCGACATCAGTTCTTCCCTCGGCGAGATTGTTCGAAGGGTCTGACGACGTGAGTCGTTGAATCTTGGGTCGCTGCAGCCTTTACCTTGATATTTTCTCCAGAGGTTCGCAAACACGCAAGCCCCTCTCTCGGATTCACAGAGAGCTGAAACTCGTTTCAGAGAATGCTGTCTATGTGTGCGACGCAGTAAACGTTTTTATCGTGTTGTCGGCGCAACTCCCCGACTGGCGGCACTCGACTGTGTCCAGTGAaattttctgttttccttgtTGCGCGGGGCACGCAAAAAACGGTACTTGGGAGCGTATTGCAGACGTGGCAAGTCGCTGGAGACTCTCAGAGAGCCCTGGAACGCGACGAGATCGTTTTCTGCTCGGACTCCATCCAGCTTCCAAGAGGTTTGCACGCTCGAGAAGCCGGTGAGAACGACCTTCCACGCACTGCGCGCGTCACGCTCTCCGAAGAAACGTCAAGACTTTGGCTAGGTCCGTCGCGAACTACACGTCTCGCTCAGGTTTTCTGAGAAAAGCAGTCGAGAGATGAACTGCGGACTCTCGCTGCGTGTGTTGCGCTTTTCGCCTGCAGCCTGCAGACTTGTGAGGTGACAACTAACAAAGCTTCTTGTGCCACGACTCGTCCGGAGGCCAGGCCAACACCTTCAGCCTTCCGCAAACGTCGCACTGAAATCACGCGCGAAGCCCCAAAAGGTTCTTCAGTTTTGCCTCCATTGCGTCAAGCGCCGGTTCCCCATTTGTTGTCTCTGGAGGCAGGACGCACGGGCTGCGTCTGCCTCGAGAGAGCCTCTCTCGCGAAGAACGGGACAACAGCGTGTGTTTCCCGAAGAAACGCGTCcagcgaggaggcagaagacctGGCACGCAGAAGTGGTAGACCTTTTGCATGTGAAGGCGCTGGAGAACGCAGCTGGAAAGTTTTCTTCGTGTGAAGACTCAAGGATTTGCTGAATCTGAATCAGCGTTCTTTTTTGGGGCTTCCTGAGCACGGGGGTGGTTCTTTTTCGGGGGAAGGGACGCGAGCGGAACTGGTCCTCTGCTTGGAAAAAGGCagcgccttttctccttcgaaATTGAGAACTGCTTTCCACGTCTGAGGTTGAAAAAAAGCAAATTTGTGGCGTTTGCGTGACGCGACGACGCCTCTGTTTCCCCGCTCTCCCGTGCACGCGCGTCACTCGCGCGAGTCGGCGCCATTTGCATGTGGAAAAGTTCGCGGGCTCTCCGCGCCCAACTGCTGGTTTCGCGTCGATTCTcggaagacacagactgGACTGCCTCTCCAGTGGTCTGATCAGTGTTTCgagcgaaaaaacaaagagatcGCGACTTTCCCTCTGCAGTGAGGCGCGCGCGTCAGTTGACGAAAGcgtcgacacacacacacacatgccgCGCTGgtggagaaagcgaaggtaGATGTCGCTGTTGCGGCAGTTTTCCCGCTTGAAACGAAGAACCAACGGCCTCGCTGTTTCGTTCGGCAACTTCCGCTTTTACGGTGTAGAGAACTTCTCTTGAAACGGCTCTTGGTGTTAAAATGCTAAGCATGTTTTGACTTTTCCCCCGCGACCCGACGCCTGCCGAGCCTCAGGTTCTTTTCGACGCCGATTGAGTTTCATgacgcttctcttctcctcgctttcgctcCCAGCAGGCCGTCAGCAGAGGTAGGTCTTTTGAAAAAAGAAGTTTTCGTGGACTCTCCCACCCTCGAGAACTTCTTGCAGGGTGACTGGAGAAACGAGGCTGGGTCTTCAGCGCCTTGCATCTGGTtaggagcgagaggaagttccttctttttcgcgtcgAATTTTGGACAACCTCGACTCTTCGGCTATAGTTTCGCACATGCCCAGTGGACTGCAAACGACGGTTAATTCTGCGAAGCGTTTTGACGTTCAGTGGCGGTCGCCGTGAAGCTCACTCCGCATTCGCTCGGCCTCTCGGCGCAGCGgagtcttcttcatcgtttGAGGGACCTTCATGCTTTTATGCACTGGGAGGTGCTCAAGTGTGAGCAGGACGAAGccgtcgaagaagacacaagcGCGCTTTTGAGGAACGCGAAGATGCGACAGGCATCGCGACAAAAAGAATGGACACAGACATGACACTGTTGTTGAGCCCTGTGTTTCTCGTTTCAACGCAACTGCTGACGGCACTCTGGGGTCCTTCTCTTTGTACGCGCGTAATGCACATGCATGGtgctgtgtgtctgcgtcgaGATCTGAGCACAAGTGGCTAGAAGAGACGACGATATgcacaggaaggaagagaagcacagtCCGAGCCAaggacgcgaaagaaaagtcgCGTCAAGTCCGTTCAATGGACTTCCGAGGAACAGCAAGACGGTTCGGTCGCGAGCAGCGTTTCACAGCACGAGCCTCCTGGTTTCTGTTTGCTTCCAAGACTCTCGAAAGTGATTTTTTCTGGAAGAACCCCCTGCGAACTGTTCGAGTCTGCGTTGACGGACGCAGTGagctgaagaggaggaacttGTCAAGCATCACTCGATTtacgcagagaagaggacaacGCCGTTTCCTGGCTCGTGCTTCACTTTTTCCCCCTCCATTCTGCCCTCTCTTGTGCGACCCCACCTACGTTACAGCGCAAGAGGTTCGCTCTCTAAAGGTTCGTTCCTGTTCCATCTCCGaactttgcttcttctgcgttgttCCAGCCTGTGCGATCGACTCGGACCCGCGCGAGACTGTTGAGCCTTTCGTGCTGACGCCGATGTCTCTGCGAAAGCGACAGGAGGAGCAGCTGCACCAGGCGTTGCTCCTCTACCTCCAGCAGCGGTTCCCAGAGACGGCGCGGGTGTTCCAAGAGGAAGCACAACTCCATGTAAGTCGAAAAAAAGATGGGAGGGAGGGGCTTCACAGTCACTACGCAGGCGCGACATCCGTTTCGACAGGAGCTGCGCGAACGCCGCCGGATCCTCAGACGCAGTCCAGGTCGAGAACGTTGCTCGCAGCCGCCCTCGCCAGATGGCCGcggctgtatgtacacctcaaGTGGTGGACACGAAAGACATGTGGGACAGAGGTGACCGCTTGCGCTGGAGATCTAGGAGACATGCAAACAGGCTTGAACGCAGACCAGAGCCGGAAGCGAGTGTAAACGGTttcaggcgacgcagaggtTTCTCTCGGCAGAAGTGACGTCTTGTagaatctgcatgcaggtcgAACAGACTGGAGCTTCTCTTgagcgtttttcctctttggAAGAGAAATTCAGATGCAGTTGCGAAGGTTGATGAATATAtgcagcgaaaaaaacgcgacgcGTGGGGTTCGATGTCTCTGGTGTACGGACGCTCGACATGAGGAACACAGTGGACTCGTCATTTGTGGCATCCTTGAGTCTCTGGAGACGCCCGgagctctcgcctcttttcACCAGTCTCGCCTGCACGAGAGGAATCTGCGCTGCTTTTCTGACTGGCCTCGGTCACATTGTTCTCCGTCAGATCAGACAGCCAGACagtctcttcgcttttcctctccttcacaGTGTCGTCTCCTATTTGCgtccttcctttttcactCGTGATTCGATTCGCCTCTTCGACACACTGCGGCTCTTCACTTCGCGTTGCAGATCCCCAGAGCCTCTGTCGTGGACTCTTGCTTTCGTTTGTCCCTATCCCTTCTTTCAGCatgtgtctgtcttcctcgtctcccctcctttttttctgctcccctctccgttttttctgatctcccctctccgttttttctgctcccctctccgttttttctgctcccctctccgttttttctgctcccctctccgttttttctgctgccctctccgttttttctgctcttccctCCCCGGCATCTTTCTCATCTTCTCGGGGTTCCCGCTGCGCCTGTTCCCGTggctgttctgtctctccccccGTCTCACTGCGTGCTTCTGAGCCCCTCAACATCACGCGTTTTCTcggtttttcctttttctctgtctttttttctgattttcgcctgttttccctcgccttttctctctctgcgtctgctttAGGGGGGCACCGCGGGAGTGTCTGCAGACGCCTCGAGTGGAGGGAACCTCGAGAACGAAGGGGCATCTCCCGGGCGAGAAAGACTGTCTGCGGCTCTCGACATGGACGCCGACCTGCTCCCGCGGCGATGGGCGGCGACAGCGCGCTTGCAGGCGTCTGTGGCGCGTCTGCAGAATCAGGTGAGTCGACAGCAAGAGCAGATCGCTCTCCTCATGTCGGCGGCTGCAGgacgagacgcaggaggagacgcgttCGCTTCGGAGCCCTCAGGGGCGAACGGGGCGGTAGAGAAGGACAAGGAGGCCGCTGTCCACACAGCTGAGGActcagcgaagagagaagagagatccCTCACGCTCCCTGCCGGAcctgcggtgtacgtactCCCGGGCCAAAGGTGCCCCGTCAACGCCCTCGCAGTTCATCCCCTTCTGGCTCAGCTCGTCACTGCCGCAGACGACGGCATCGTCCGGGTGAGGGAAGGttgaggacgagagaaaaagagaggagagagggaagaaggcggattgaaaggagaagaggagagaggaagataCGCCAGCCTcggagagtgagagagaggacggaagCGAACttgctgaagagaaggacgagacacaaacgcaGGGGTGTCCACGCGTGGAGAGCAGCGGACTACATCATGTTACAGGGAGGCGTCTTTCCAAGAAAAAGCTTTTCCGTGGTTGTGAGAACCTGAGACTGTTACGtttcgagagacaaagagggaaACATCTCAATTGCATGGGGTGTGACCGAAAGGCAGAGGCACAGAAGGGCACCTGTTTAGTAAGTGGATGAACGCTTTTTACGCCTGGCATGTATGGATAATATGGATAATACTCGACGCTTCTATAGTTAAAACCGGTACTGTTGGAACGACGTGGATTTGGGGGGACGAGGCGGTCGATACACGCCTCTCGATACACTCCCTGCCTGggaggttttcttcttcaaaaCGCAAAGAAGACTGcaagtgtctctcttttctctcaggtGTTCCATATCATGCGAAACTCGGGCAAGTTCGAGAGTCAGTTCAAGGCTCACAGTGCATCCGTCAATGACGTTGCCTTCGATCCGTCCGGCCGCTGGTGCGTGGGTGTCCGTCGGAGTTTTCTTCGGCAACCTGCTCGCCTCACAGATTTCACCGTGGCGCTTCTTTTAttccgttttctttttcttttgtcgcgctctccctctttctaCGACTCCCTACGTGTGTGGGTTCTCTCCTGCCGCCTTTCCGTCTGTGCGGTTGTTTTCCCTCCTGGGTGGCGTCTGCCTCTTGCTTcagctttctctttcctcgctcgcctctctttcgagCCTCCATCGCCGGAGAGTTGGTCTCTCGCACTCCACTGCGGCGTCTTTGCTTCCCTGcgcagtgtctctgttttttctctctgcgcagcCGACTGCTGAGTTGTTGTCACAGCCGGGTCTGCATTTTTCTCTCAGGTTCGGAAGTGCATCCTCGGACATGACAGTGCGCATCTTCGATGTGCAGCAGAACTACGAACCTTTCAGGACACTTCAGGGTCATGACGACGTCGTTTCTGTAAGGCTCTAGACAGACCCTATTTCAGCgctttcttcgcgcttctttcctcgcctctcctccctgGTATCTTTattctccctcgtctcctcgccgtgctctcttcccctctctcccctcatCTGCCCGTCCACCCCTCTCCCTTTGTTTCGCAGTCCTTCTCCCGTCCACTTCATCTCCAGCAGCATGGCGTACCCTCTCCGTGTCTCGCCTGCTCTCCGGCGGCTTCCACATCTGGGGGAGACTcggtttctgtttttttcaggcgCTGCAGTTCTGTGAACTCGCGGGCTCGCGTGCAGGCGCCCAGCCGTGCTCGGCCTTCAGCGCCTCACCAgacgtttcctctgtctcctcgctcttcgtcttctcctgctcaCGTGATGGAACAGTAAAGCTGTGGTCTCTCGCCTCGGGACTCTGTCTCCGGACgttctcgccgtcgcctgaGGAGTCTTTTTCGCTCAACAAGGAGGCGTGGATTCGAGACGTCGCCGTCCCCGAAGAGTCGCTGCGGGCCGCGAAAGTCTTTGCGAGCTGTGGCAACGGTCAAAAGTAAGAAACATGCGCGACGCATACTTTGCACAGACGCGAAGCCGGTGTCTTCCACCCTGTGGCGAGGAGCTGAAAGGCTGCTGAGACACGCACAGCCGCTAGGTCTGTCTCCCTGGAGACCAGCAGGTGTTTCTGAAAGGTTTTAAGGATATGTCGGCGAAGGTATAGAACCTGTCTGGGTGGAGAAAAGGTCTGTCTCTGGGGCGTTGCCGTCTGTGGCTTCACAGTGGATATAGAGAGTCAGGGTGCTCTGCGGCCCGGTTTGTTCTTCCCCTCGTTGAGATCTGCCAAAGGACCCTTTGGATTCGCTTTTTCTGAGGGGGAAATGGGTCGTAAAAACAATGAAGTGGTGAAGTTGGGGCGCCCTCAAATCGAGCGTCGCCAGGTCCACGTGGAAAGGCCTGTGTGAacgtttcgttttttcagaGTGACTCTCTGGCGCTACGACTTGGGCGTTTCAGTTCGGGAGATGACCGGACACTCGCACGTGGTTGAGAGTGTCGTCTTTGCGTCAGAAAAAATGCTTCGGCTGCTTCACGCTCAGAAGCGagctccttcgcctctccctggAAGTATTCTCGTAAGTGGACGCCACCCATTCTCGACAGCGTTTCGCTCTAGGGGAGACACGGCCTGGTCGTTCTCGCTCCCGGTTGGTATGTGACTCAAATGCGTTTCACCGTTCTTGATATTGCATTGGCATGTTGATGACATAAAGATGGACAAACCACCGGTTTTGGATGGACCTGCGTTTAACACCACTCTGTGCTGGTCTTTGGCGGCCGTGGGCCGCCTTCAAcgggaaggcgaagcagtTCACAAAACGGTTCGAGGTCTTTCTGCTCCATCCGCTCACGCTCTGTCGAGGGGGCGCGAGTTCTGCAGCGAAGCTGGTTTCCCCAGACAAGCACACACATGGAACGGCGCGCAACTCTGCTGATGCTTCCGAGGCTCCTCAAGAACCAGCACAAGCTGCGCGTCGAAAAAGAGCACCACCGCCTGAACTGTGTGCATTTGCCTTTTGGGGGGACAGACGCGATCTGCGTGAGCCGACCACAGGGACGGCTCCGCGACGCCAGGGTCCGTTGTGAAGCGTCCTCGTTTGCTGTGGAACGAATAGAGACCACCGGCGTTCACAACCGGTGCAGGaagagatacagacaacccAGTCGGCTCGTTACCGTCTTTGCGAGTCCTTGCTcgaggcgcgcgagagagggagagattCGCTTGCGTGTGccaaagaaagaggaaagcaacTTCTCAGACGCTACGGTGATCAGAGCCGCGTTTTCTGGGCGATCGACCCGTTGCATCACGCCCAAGCTGCAGCGCACCGACGCAggtctctgcagaggcgacTGACGTCTCTGACAAAAcaggtctctctcttctgcgtgcTTCCCTGCATGCCGAATGTCCTGCGCCACAGACCTGGAGAGGTGGAAGCCTCGAATGTAAAACACTCGAATTTCCAAAAGACGATTTCCTGCTGCGCCCACGAGTTTGTGGCTTCCGACTGTCACCGTGCGAGACTCGCGTCTGCGCTTCCCTTCTGCTTTGAGAGACTGTGGCTTGGCATCGCACTTCCACTtctttgctgcatgcaggacgAAACAGCTCTTCAGGAAACTGAGAAGTCTGCCGGCACCAGCAGCGTCTTGCGGGTCGCTGGCCTtgtcctcttttctgcatcAAGAGATCGAACGTTGCGCATGTGGGATGCTATGCAAGGCACAACCATGCATGTCTTTGTGAGCGAAAAGTGATCTACGGTgatggagaagagcgaatAAAGTACaccgaaagaagagagaaagaagcgggAGTTGCAGAAGAACAGTAAagcgctgaagaagaaggaagaaggaagaaggaagggagaagtgaaaaagaggagggggGAGATgggaagggagagggagaagaagcgggcaacggaggagagacagaccacGACGCGACTGAGTCACAGACGAGACGGCTGTGGACGCATGTGTGTTTTCGACCGTAAAGAGAATGCAGACAGCACGTATGCCGCCAGAGTCTCTGTTTCGAAATACTCGCTTCCATATCCATAAGATGCATTTATAAAATAGTGACTCTTCTGAGGGGGAATGCGCCCCCGTGTGTCTATTTTCTCTTCagcgtatatatatatatatatgtatatatatgtatatatatgtatatatatatatacatgaacCCTGAACCGTTTTTTACAGGAagtgtgtctgttttctccctttctcgttATATccgtatatatctatgtatgtgtgtgtatctcACGATGAAGTCCATGTAGCGAAGACGTATGTTTTGTTTTGTCCGTGTCTCACTCTACATCTATATTCGTTTTTTTTATGTGGACGCAGCCGTATTTCAGTTGAGAGATTCACCGAGAAGGTGTTAGGTGGAGAGGAACAGTTtttcggtgcatgcagggcAGCTGGGGTGTACGCGTTTTTTCAGGTTGGCCATGACAACTGGGTCCGCCGCGTCGTGCTTCATCCCGGAGGGTCTCACATTATTTCTTGCAGTGACGATCGTTCGATTCGGTGCTGGAATATTCTATCTGGTGAGAACGGAAAGCTGGGGCATTCGTTGTCGGCGCAAAGGCCAAGGcacagcgagaagcagaggatgaacgcatgcacagatcGAGGCTTACGCAGATCCCaacggagggaagagagacggtAAAGCCACCGCACTAAGTGGGCCAGCTGGCAAGGAGGTGGACTGCAATCCTATGGAGGAGTGCCGACGCCATCTCACGAAAACAATCTTCAGTTATTATAAAACGATTCGAAAGTCAGTagcagagaaacgctgcGTTCGCTGTCCAGCGTGCTTCGGTTAATTCTGTTTCTCGGGGCGCAGATGCTTTCTGGTGGCTGGGGGTTACGTGTGGATCTTTGTCAAGGCCAGACTTCTACACTTTTCTGTAAACGAGCAAGGCATCTGGAAGGCCTTCAACAGTGAACACAACGGGGCTCCTCTCGGTGTTTCTTCGCAGGCGCATGCGAGCGAGTTCTCTCATCCGCTCACTCCCAGTTCGTCACATGTCTTGGCTTCGATTTGTCGACGCAGCTGCTCGCGAGCGGTGAGGCGAAACACGTTGGAGGGAAGTGGAAAAACATGCAATGCATGGAGAGACTTGCATGCGTATTCCCGCGTaaaaagaacgagaggcCCACCGCCATCTTAAACTACGCTTTCAACTGTGACGGATATGTTCGTGATCAGTCGTGTAGAGGCGTTAGCaggttatatatatatatatatatatatatagtaatctatatacatatatgtatagttatatatatatatatatatatatgcggaTGAGTGCTCGAATTCCTCTTGGGAAGAACAATTCTTTTTGCTTCATGTGAAGATTGGCACATCGCATTATGCCTCCCAGTGCCTCTGAATATGTTCGGTTTCactgtatgtatgtgtgagGCCATTGAGGTGACGACAGGGAAATTTGATAGAATCGGAGTGGATGAGAGAAGCACCCGCAT
It contains:
- a CDS encoding WD domain, G-beta repeat-containing protein (encoded by transcript TGME49_319570) → MDFRGTARRFGREQRFTARASWFLFASKTLESDFFWKNPLRTVRVCVDGRSELKRRNLSSITRFTQRRGQRRFLARASLFPPPFCPLLCDPTYVTAQEVRSLKVRSCSISELCFFCVVPACAIDSDPRETVEPFVLTPMSLRKRQEEQLHQALLLYLQQRFPETARVFQEEAQLHGGTAGVSADASSGGNLENEGASPGRERLSAALDMDADLLPRRWAATARLQASVARLQNQVSRQQEQIALLMSAAAGRDAGGDAFASEPSGANGAVEKDKEAAVHTAEDSAKREERSLTLPAGPAVYVLPGQRCPVNALAVHPLLAQLVTAADDGIVRVFHIMRNSGKFESQFKAHSASVNDVAFDPSGRWFGSASSDMTVRIFDVQQNYEPFRTLQGHDDVVSALQFCELAGSRAGAQPCSAFSASPDVSSVSSLFVFSCSRDGTVKLWSLASGLCLRTFSPSPEESFSLNKEAWIRDVAVPEESLRAAKVFASCGNGQKVTLWRYDLGVSVREMTGHSHVVESVVFASEKMLRLLHAQKRAPSPLPGSILDETALQETEKSAGTSSVLRVAGLVLFSASRDRTLRMWDAMQGTTMHVFVGHDNWVRRVVLHPGGSHIISCSDDRSIRCWNILSGACERVLSSAHSQFVTCLGFDLSTQLLASGSLDCTVKLWSCNRAQQKELAEKQLKKSEGPA